From Synoicihabitans lomoniglobus, the proteins below share one genomic window:
- a CDS encoding glycoside hydrolase family 28 protein encodes MVTLLAGLAWPVAARDFVVTTFGAVGDGATLNTSAIQTTIDAAAAHDGGGRVVIPAGTFRSGSLFLRPDVELHLAADAVLLGSDNIADYPKRNTRIEGHFEPWRLALINATRMDGVKLTGPGRLDGNGRVFWETFWQRRRENSRLTNLDVERPRLVFIDRCTNVEVRELTFQDSGFWNLHLYNCRDVLVEKVSFSAPGREAAVSAPSSDGIDVDSCQDVIIRGCTFAVNDDCIALKGSKGPLADHDADSPPVENILVEDCTFLKGHGVLTCGSEATVVRNVTVRNCTVRGNINLVRLKLRPDTPQHYADLTYENIILAGEGRLFDINPWRQFFDLQGQPPPRRRVSGIVLRNISGNYGTPGRIVGNDGDAIAPIVLDNVHLTFTRPAFERAANVRFDVRDATFNDQPVTP; translated from the coding sequence ATGGTTACACTGCTCGCGGGACTCGCCTGGCCGGTCGCGGCGCGCGACTTCGTCGTGACGACCTTCGGCGCGGTCGGCGACGGCGCGACGCTGAATACCTCGGCCATCCAAACGACGATCGACGCGGCGGCGGCCCACGACGGCGGTGGCCGCGTGGTGATTCCCGCCGGCACATTTCGCAGTGGGTCGCTGTTCCTGCGGCCCGACGTCGAGCTGCACCTCGCCGCCGATGCGGTGCTGCTCGGCTCCGACAACATTGCCGATTATCCCAAGCGCAATACGCGCATCGAAGGTCACTTCGAGCCCTGGCGACTCGCGTTGATCAACGCGACCAGGATGGACGGCGTGAAGCTCACCGGCCCCGGCCGACTCGATGGCAATGGTCGCGTGTTTTGGGAAACCTTCTGGCAGCGACGGCGCGAAAACTCGCGTCTCACCAATCTCGATGTGGAACGCCCGCGCCTTGTCTTCATCGATCGTTGCACCAACGTCGAAGTTCGCGAACTGACCTTCCAGGACTCCGGTTTCTGGAACCTGCATCTCTACAACTGCCGCGACGTGCTGGTGGAAAAGGTGTCGTTCTCCGCTCCGGGTCGCGAGGCGGCGGTGTCCGCCCCGAGCAGTGACGGCATCGACGTCGACAGTTGTCAGGACGTCATCATCCGCGGTTGCACGTTTGCCGTGAACGACGACTGCATCGCCCTCAAGGGCAGCAAGGGTCCGCTCGCGGATCACGACGCCGACAGCCCCCCGGTCGAAAACATTTTGGTGGAAGACTGCACCTTCCTCAAGGGGCACGGGGTGCTCACCTGCGGCAGCGAGGCCACGGTGGTGCGCAACGTCACGGTGCGCAATTGCACCGTGCGCGGAAACATCAACCTCGTGCGCCTAAAGCTGCGCCCCGACACCCCGCAACACTATGCGGACCTGACCTACGAAAACATCATCCTGGCAGGCGAAGGTCGTCTCTTTGACATTAATCCCTGGCGACAGTTCTTCGACTTGCAGGGGCAACCGCCACCGCGCCGGCGCGTATCGGGAATTGTGTTACGAAATATCAGCGGTAACTACGGCACACCGGGACGCATCGTGGGCAACGACGGTGATGCGATTGCCCCCATCGTGCTGGACAACGTGCATCTCACCTTCACCCGCCCCGCATTCGAGCGCGCCGCCAACGTGCGTTTCGACGTCCGCGACGCGACCTTCAACGACCAGCCCGTCACCCCTTAA